One window of the Trichocoleus sp. FACHB-46 genome contains the following:
- a CDS encoding AraC family transcriptional regulator has protein sequence MVIIRKPNQAKNACQELAALVTRHTNVKGDGIHKTTIPHLEFMRESVVSTAMCGVAEPVLGIVVQGRKEALLGEEAYQYGVAQYLVVSVDLPLSGFVVEATPDKPYLGFKLNLDPVQLCDIIAHTQLGPDRKENSVRGLFVSDADAPLINCAIRLTQLLDTPQDIPFLAPMMIREIYYRLLTGEQGEAVRQIATSGSNMQRVAEVIKRIKADFTQSLRVEELAAQANMSPASFHRHFKQVTSMSPLQYQKQLRLLEARRLMLAENADATNAAYQVGYESPSQFSREYSRLFGAPPIKDIERLRIT, from the coding sequence ATGGTGATAATACGGAAGCCCAATCAAGCCAAGAATGCGTGTCAAGAACTGGCAGCATTAGTAACTCGGCACACCAATGTTAAGGGGGATGGTATCCACAAAACCACGATTCCTCATTTGGAATTTATGCGGGAATCTGTTGTATCGACCGCGATGTGTGGTGTGGCTGAACCAGTTCTCGGTATCGTTGTTCAGGGCAGAAAAGAAGCATTGCTAGGTGAGGAAGCTTATCAGTATGGCGTAGCTCAATATCTAGTGGTCTCAGTGGATTTGCCGCTCAGTGGATTTGTGGTCGAAGCAACACCAGACAAGCCGTATTTGGGATTCAAGCTCAACTTAGACCCAGTCCAACTCTGCGATATTATTGCCCATACCCAACTTGGCCCAGATAGAAAAGAAAACTCAGTGAGAGGCTTGTTCGTTAGCGATGCTGATGCACCGTTGATTAATTGCGCTATCAGGCTGACACAGCTTTTAGATACGCCACAGGATATCCCATTCCTAGCACCGATGATGATTCGCGAGATCTACTACCGCCTTTTAACAGGTGAACAGGGTGAAGCCGTCCGCCAAATTGCTACCTCTGGCAGCAATATGCAGCGCGTGGCTGAGGTAATTAAACGAATCAAAGCTGATTTCACCCAGTCGCTGCGGGTTGAGGAGCTCGCCGCGCAAGCAAATATGTCTCCGGCATCATTCCACCGCCATTTCAAGCAAGTTACTTCCATGAGCCCGCTGCAATATCAAAAACAGTTGAGGCTATTGGAAGCACGCCGACTGATGCTTGCCGAGAATGCTGATGCAACCAACGCTGCCTATCAGGTTGGTTATGAAAGCCCTTCACAGTTCAGCCGTGAATATTCTCGCCTGTTTGGTGCGCCGCCGATTAAAGACATTGAACGTTTACGCATCACCTAA